Proteins encoded within one genomic window of Pararhizobium capsulatum DSM 1112:
- a CDS encoding DUF1134 domain-containing protein, protein MQPLITPAKAACLRIAIAFLAVLGFIAPTSAQTAGNTQYSMQEIVDAGHGFFGSTSGGLAKVVERAFQNYGLPNGYILGQEGSGAFVAGLTYGEGDLYTKNAGQHDVFWQGPSLGLDWGGQGSRTMMLVYNLPSVPTLYKRFGGVSGSAYVVAGFGMTVLTDENVVLVPIRTGLGARLGVNVGYLKLTQQPTWNPF, encoded by the coding sequence ATGCAGCCATTGATCACGCCCGCCAAGGCAGCCTGCCTGCGCATCGCCATCGCCTTTTTAGCCGTCCTCGGGTTCATCGCTCCCACCAGCGCCCAGACCGCCGGCAACACGCAATATTCGATGCAGGAAATTGTCGATGCCGGCCATGGCTTCTTCGGTTCGACCTCGGGCGGGCTGGCAAAAGTGGTCGAACGCGCCTTCCAGAATTACGGTTTGCCGAATGGTTATATCCTCGGCCAAGAGGGTTCGGGCGCTTTCGTGGCCGGCCTCACCTATGGCGAAGGCGATCTCTATACGAAGAACGCCGGGCAGCACGATGTCTTCTGGCAAGGCCCTTCGCTTGGCCTCGACTGGGGTGGTCAGGGCAGCCGCACGATGATGCTCGTCTATAACCTCCCGAGCGTGCCGACCCTCTACAAGCGTTTCGGTGGCGTCTCCGGCTCGGCTTATGTCGTAGCTGGCTTCGGCATGACGGTTCTCACGGACGAAAATGTCGTGCTCGTTCCGATCCGCACAGGTCTTGGTGCCCGTCTTGGCGTCAATGTCGGCTACCTCAAGCTGACGCAGCAGCCGACCTGGAATCCCTTCTGA